One genomic region from Candidatus Saccharimonadia bacterium encodes:
- a CDS encoding NAD(P)/FAD-dependent oxidoreductase — protein sequence MEQIRTPGSKILIVGGGFGGVRTAVRLSRQRGLDVTLISNLATFAYYPQFYHSATGGSRSEAALPLTDVLAGTGVRLVQDVIVKIDPEACTITSIDGKTSYPYDELIMALGCVTNYFGIKGLSEFSYGIKSIDEAERFKAHLHEQLLAGPGPDLNYVVVGAGPTGVELAASLGAYLDRITALHGLEPRDYHIELVEAAPRILPRSSEAVSRRVHRRLAKLGVEVITGAAVKAETAQELQLEGKSIATRTVVWTAGTSVNPFYYANGAHFQLAKGGRVMVSDHLEAKNHVYVIGDNAATQYSGMAQTAIRDADFVAADIARAHAGRRRPAYKPFLPVSVIPVGEYWAVAEWGRLRLYGLPGYILRRAADLIGYADIERWPQAIRVWLQDGQHDDNCQICAARQPQN from the coding sequence ATGGAACAAATCCGTACCCCAGGCTCCAAAATCCTCATCGTTGGCGGCGGCTTCGGCGGCGTGCGAACGGCCGTACGGCTCAGTCGGCAGCGCGGTCTCGATGTTACGCTTATCTCCAATCTCGCCACGTTCGCGTACTATCCGCAGTTTTACCACTCGGCCACCGGCGGCTCGCGCTCCGAAGCCGCCTTGCCTCTCACCGATGTACTCGCCGGCACTGGTGTCAGACTCGTCCAGGACGTCATTGTCAAAATCGACCCCGAAGCGTGCACTATTACTTCGATCGACGGTAAGACCAGCTACCCGTACGACGAGCTCATTATGGCTCTCGGCTGCGTCACCAACTATTTTGGCATCAAAGGCCTGAGTGAATTCTCCTACGGCATCAAATCAATCGACGAGGCCGAGCGGTTCAAGGCCCATCTCCACGAGCAACTTTTGGCCGGCCCCGGGCCCGACCTCAACTACGTCGTGGTGGGCGCCGGCCCCACCGGCGTCGAGCTGGCTGCCTCACTCGGCGCCTATCTCGACCGCATTACGGCCCTGCACGGCCTCGAGCCCCGCGATTACCACATCGAGCTCGTGGAGGCCGCACCCCGCATTTTGCCCCGTTCCAGCGAGGCCGTCTCGCGGCGGGTGCACCGTCGGCTCGCCAAGCTCGGGGTGGAGGTCATCACCGGCGCCGCCGTCAAAGCCGAAACCGCGCAGGAGCTCCAGCTCGAGGGTAAATCCATCGCCACGCGCACCGTCGTGTGGACCGCCGGCACCTCCGTGAACCCCTTTTACTACGCCAACGGCGCACACTTTCAGCTCGCCAAGGGCGGCCGCGTCATGGTGAGCGACCATCTGGAGGCCAAAAACCACGTCTACGTCATCGGCGACAACGCCGCCACCCAATACTCGGGCATGGCCCAAACCGCCATCCGCGACGCCGACTTCGTGGCCGCCGACATCGCCCGCGCCCATGCCGGTCGCCGCCGCCCGGCCTACAAACCGTTCTTGCCGGTGAGCGTCATTCCGGTGGGGGAGTACTGGGCCGTAGCCGAATGGGGCCGCCTGCGCCTCTACGGGCTACCGGGCTACATTCTGCGCCGCGCCGCCGATCTCATCGGGTATGCCGACATCGAGCGCTGGCCTCAGGCCATCCGCGTCTGGCTCCAAGACGGGCAGCACGATGATAATTGTCAGATCTGCGCCGCCAGGCAGCCCCAAAACTAA